In Chiloscyllium plagiosum isolate BGI_BamShark_2017 chromosome 30, ASM401019v2, whole genome shotgun sequence, a genomic segment contains:
- the LOC122564750 gene encoding uncharacterized protein LOC122564750, which produces MRRIGDIMRNLELQLQHRAVNFDFFSLVLDESCDVRDTAQLVIFVHGITTDFKITEELAAMQSMKGTTTVRASESPATACASKQAALKFGCSETCPWPLLILNNRRFQNDTEQKEIVLPIMSMLLLCRGYPIGQLSFLSLSFCYLSKYNVDPLCLVISFMGLNSYFACMLTEIQLYFTTYLS; this is translated from the exons ATGAGAAGGATTGGGGACATCATgagaaatctggagcttcagctgcagcacagagcggtcaactttgactttttttccttggtTTTGGATGAGAGCTGCGACGTACGTGACACAGCCCAGTTAGTCATCTTCGTACATGGGATAACTACGGACTTTAAAATCACAGAGGAGctggcagccatgcagtcaatgaaaggaacaacaactg TCAGAGCCAGTGAATCTCCCGCAACAGCGTGCGCTTCGAAGCAAGCAGCATTAAAATTTGGATGCTCAGAGACATGTCCTTGGCCTCTCCTGATTCTCAACAACAGAAGATTCCAGAACGATACAGAACAGAAAGAGATCGTTCTacccatcatgtctatgctgcTCCTTTGCAGGGGTTATCCAATTGGTCAACTGTCCTTTCTTTCCTTATCGTTCTGCTACCTTTCGAAATACAATGTGGATCCACTTTGCTTAGTAATATCATTTATGGGCCTAAACTCCTATTTTGCATGTATGTTGACTGAAATCCAGCTCTACTTCACCACCTACCTCTCTTGA